In one window of Nakamurella sp. PAMC28650 DNA:
- the mshB gene encoding N-acetyl-1-D-myo-inositol-2-amino-2-deoxy-alpha-D-glucopyranoside deacetylase, producing the protein MPLRRLLAVHAHPDDESITMGGTLARCAAEGVVVTLVTATLGEEGEVIGDELQGLTAAHADQLGGYRYTELRTACAALGVADRRLLGGIGAHRDSGMVGTGSAAHPRAFVRARTGGPDHDSAVRELVAVIDEVRPDVLLTYDADGGYGHPDHLAAHEISVAAAAGRVPRVLAAVRPGAAVVAALAALAVPDGYRPAAPADLGYLAPPEEICVAVDVSGWEGDRRRALAAHATQIELIDGGFALSNRIAQPTSTVEYFKLLSGVPLPAGHLAGDVFAGLT; encoded by the coding sequence ATGCCCCTGCGCCGACTCCTGGCGGTCCACGCCCATCCCGACGACGAGTCGATCACGATGGGCGGAACGCTCGCCCGCTGCGCCGCCGAAGGCGTCGTTGTGACCCTGGTGACCGCCACCCTCGGCGAGGAGGGCGAGGTGATCGGCGACGAACTGCAGGGTCTGACGGCCGCCCACGCCGACCAGCTGGGCGGCTACCGGTACACCGAACTGCGCACTGCCTGCGCCGCGCTGGGAGTGGCCGACCGGCGGCTGCTCGGCGGGATCGGGGCTCATCGCGACTCCGGCATGGTGGGGACGGGATCGGCCGCCCATCCACGGGCGTTCGTCAGGGCCAGGACGGGTGGTCCTGATCACGACAGCGCCGTCCGCGAGTTGGTCGCCGTGATCGACGAGGTCCGGCCGGACGTGCTGCTGACCTACGACGCGGACGGCGGCTACGGCCACCCCGACCACCTCGCCGCTCACGAGATCTCGGTCGCCGCGGCAGCCGGTCGGGTACCGCGGGTGCTGGCCGCCGTCCGGCCGGGTGCGGCTGTGGTGGCGGCTCTGGCTGCGCTGGCTGTCCCCGACGGATACCGGCCCGCGGCGCCGGCGGATCTGGGCTACCTGGCTCCGCCGGAGGAGATCTGCGTGGCCGTCGACGTCAGCGGGTGGGAGGGGGATCGGCGCCGCGCCCTGGCCGCCCACGCCACCCAGATCGAGCTGATCGACGGTGGTTTCGCGCTGTCCAACCGGATTGCCCAGCCGACCTCGACCGTCGAGTACTTCAAGCTGCTGTCCGGTGTGCCGCTGCCCGCCGGCCACCTGGCCGGCGACGTCTTCGCAGGTCTGACGTGA
- the fdxA gene encoding ferredoxin, giving the protein MTYVIAEPCVDVLDRACVEECPVDCIYEGDRMLYIHPDECVDCGACEPVCPVEAIFYEDDVPAAWNEYTRANVDFFNDLGSPGGASKIGKTGTDDPFITALPPMAEGN; this is encoded by the coding sequence GTGACCTATGTGATTGCCGAACCCTGTGTCGATGTCCTCGACCGGGCGTGTGTCGAGGAGTGTCCGGTCGACTGCATCTACGAAGGCGACCGGATGCTCTACATCCACCCCGACGAGTGCGTCGACTGCGGCGCCTGCGAGCCGGTCTGCCCGGTGGAGGCGATCTTCTACGAGGACGACGTCCCCGCGGCCTGGAACGAGTACACCAGGGCCAACGTCGACTTCTTCAACGATCTCGGATCTCCGGGCGGTGCCTCGAAGATCGGCAAGACCGGGACCGATGATCCGTTCATCACCGCGCTGCCGCCGATGGCGGAGGGAAACTGA
- the dapC gene encoding succinyldiaminopimelate transaminase, with the protein MRRTSPGGRLPQFPWDQLAGAGQLARRHPQGLVDLSVGTPVDHVPGPVRAALADNSNAPGYPTVHGTAELRLAYSRWLDRSHGIADIDPMAVLPTIGSKELVASLPSQLGIGPQDTVVIPEIGYPTYEVGALLAGARIVRADGLTALGPERPAMIWLNSPSNPTGKVLSAEHLAKVVTWARARGTVVVSDECYLDLGWDSTPLSILHPEISGGDLTGLLAVHSLSKRSNMAGYRAGFVSGDPELIGDLLALRRHIGLMLPTPIQAAAAAALDDDGHVMAQRARYGQRRAKLMAAFEGAGFTVGNSEAGLYLWCTRNEPAMESVDWLAGHGILVAPGSFYGPAGSAHIRVAFTATDERVDSAVARLAG; encoded by the coding sequence ATGAGGCGAACCAGCCCCGGTGGTCGACTGCCCCAGTTCCCGTGGGACCAGTTGGCCGGAGCCGGTCAGCTGGCCCGCCGACACCCGCAGGGCCTGGTCGATCTGTCGGTGGGCACCCCGGTCGACCACGTCCCGGGCCCGGTGCGAGCGGCCCTGGCCGACAACTCCAACGCTCCCGGGTACCCGACGGTGCACGGCACCGCCGAACTCCGGTTGGCCTACTCGCGCTGGCTGGACCGCAGCCACGGCATCGCCGACATCGACCCGATGGCCGTCCTGCCGACGATCGGTTCCAAAGAACTCGTGGCCTCGTTGCCGTCCCAGCTGGGAATCGGGCCGCAGGACACCGTGGTGATCCCGGAGATCGGTTATCCGACCTACGAGGTCGGGGCCCTGCTCGCGGGGGCGCGAATCGTGAGGGCGGACGGCCTGACGGCTCTCGGGCCCGAGCGACCGGCGATGATCTGGCTGAACTCACCGTCGAACCCGACGGGCAAGGTGCTCTCGGCCGAGCATCTGGCCAAGGTGGTCACCTGGGCCCGCGCCCGCGGCACCGTCGTCGTCTCCGACGAGTGCTACCTGGATCTCGGTTGGGACTCCACGCCGCTGTCGATCCTGCACCCGGAGATCTCCGGCGGGGATCTCACCGGACTCCTTGCGGTGCACTCGCTCTCCAAACGGTCGAACATGGCCGGCTACCGGGCCGGGTTCGTCTCCGGCGACCCCGAACTGATCGGCGACCTGCTGGCGCTGCGCCGGCACATCGGCCTGATGCTGCCCACGCCGATCCAGGCTGCTGCGGCGGCCGCTCTCGACGACGACGGACACGTGATGGCGCAGCGGGCCCGCTACGGGCAGCGCCGGGCGAAGTTGATGGCCGCCTTCGAGGGCGCCGGCTTCACGGTCGGGAACTCCGAGGCCGGGCTCTACCTGTGGTGCACCAGGAACGAGCCGGCGATGGAGTCGGTCGACTGGCTCGCCGGGCACGGCATCCTGGTCGCTCCTGGATCGTTCTACGGCCCGGCGGGTTCCGCGCACATCCGGGTCGCCTTCACCGCGACCGACGAGCGCGTCGACAGCGCGGTGGCCCGGCTCGCCGGCTGA